One window of the Clostridia bacterium genome contains the following:
- a CDS encoding enoyl-CoA hydratase-related protein codes for MGYECLKVASQDGVSRITLNRPPLNVLNIAMMQELVQALEAAAKEDTGVILINAEGRAFSAGVDVGDHKPDKVADMVAVFDRIFHTIDAIDKPVVAAVNGAALGGGCELVLACDLVVASERAKLGQPEIAVGVFPPVAAYLLPRLAGYVPAMELILSGETIDARRAYELGLVNKVVPAGNFEAEVESFLTKFTDKSPVVLALTKKAVKAGLNRDFRSGMEVIDRIYLEELMRTADAVEGLNAFLEKRKPVWRGR; via the coding sequence GTGGGTTACGAATGCCTCAAGGTGGCTTCCCAGGACGGCGTCAGCCGCATAACCCTTAATCGGCCGCCGTTGAACGTACTGAACATTGCCATGATGCAGGAGTTGGTGCAGGCCCTGGAGGCGGCCGCCAAAGAGGACACGGGCGTCATTCTCATCAACGCCGAGGGTCGGGCTTTTTCCGCCGGCGTGGACGTGGGCGACCACAAGCCGGACAAGGTGGCGGACATGGTAGCGGTATTTGACCGGATCTTCCACACCATAGACGCCATAGACAAGCCGGTAGTGGCGGCGGTCAACGGCGCGGCGCTGGGCGGGGGATGCGAGCTGGTGTTGGCCTGTGACCTGGTGGTAGCATCCGAAAGGGCCAAGCTGGGTCAGCCGGAAATTGCCGTGGGTGTCTTCCCTCCCGTGGCCGCCTATCTCCTCCCCCGGCTCGCAGGCTACGTTCCGGCCATGGAACTCATCCTGAGCGGGGAAACTATTGATGCGCGGCGGGCGTACGAACTGGGGCTGGTGAACAAAGTGGTGCCGGCCGGGAACTTCGAGGCGGAAGTAGAGAGCTTCTTAACTAAATTCACGGATAAGAGCCCGGTGGTCCTGGCCTTGACCAAGAAGGCGGTGAAGGCCGGGCTGAACCGCGACTTCCGCAGCGGTATGGAGGTCATCGACCGCATCTACCTGGAGGAATTGATGCGTACTGCGGACGCGGTGGAAGGCCTGAACGCCTTCCTGGAGAAGAGAAAGCCGGTGTGGCGGGGCAGGTAA
- a CDS encoding sodium ion-translocating decarboxylase subunit beta produces the protein MALSNVFDFVQRMGLMDLTWGQAVMWLVAFVLLYLGIAKKVEPLLLVPIGFSVFVVNFPRADLMAPGHLFDLFYSYGIKTELIPPLIFLGLGAMTDFGPVIANPKTLLLGAAAQIGVYITFFGALLLGFSIPEAASIGIIGGADGPTTIYLTSNLAPHLLGVTAVAAYSYMALVPIIQPPIMKALTTKEERGRVMRQLRKVSKTEKILFPVVACIIIILILPESAPLMAMFMLGNLFMECGVVGRLTETARTALMDIVTIFLGLGVGATMSAETFLRPQSLFVFALGVVAFATCTAGGILIAKLMNLFSREPINPLIGSAGVSAVPMAARVSHKVAAEANPQTYLLMHAMGPNVAGVIGTLCAAASFLAQLK, from the coding sequence ATGGCCCTCAGTAACGTCTTTGACTTCGTCCAACGCATGGGCCTTATGGATCTTACCTGGGGCCAGGCAGTCATGTGGCTCGTGGCCTTTGTTCTGCTGTACCTGGGAATAGCCAAGAAGGTCGAGCCTCTGCTGCTGGTGCCCATTGGCTTCAGCGTCTTTGTGGTCAACTTCCCCCGGGCGGATCTCATGGCGCCGGGGCACCTGTTTGATCTCTTCTACAGTTACGGTATCAAGACGGAACTCATACCCCCTCTTATCTTTCTGGGGCTGGGAGCCATGACCGATTTCGGACCGGTTATCGCCAATCCCAAGACGCTGCTTTTGGGAGCGGCAGCGCAGATCGGGGTGTACATCACCTTCTTCGGGGCTCTTCTTCTGGGCTTCAGCATTCCCGAGGCAGCCTCTATCGGCATCATCGGGGGCGCAGACGGCCCTACGACCATCTACCTGACCAGCAATTTAGCTCCCCACCTTCTCGGGGTGACGGCGGTGGCCGCCTACTCCTACATGGCTCTGGTTCCGATCATCCAGCCGCCGATAATGAAGGCCTTAACCACCAAAGAGGAACGCGGAAGGGTCATGCGGCAATTGCGCAAGGTTTCAAAGACCGAAAAAATACTCTTCCCGGTAGTGGCGTGCATAATTATCATCCTGATCCTTCCGGAGTCCGCACCCCTGATGGCCATGTTCATGCTGGGTAACCTCTTCATGGAGTGCGGAGTGGTAGGCCGGCTGACCGAAACCGCGCGTACGGCCCTCATGGACATTGTAACTATATTCCTGGGACTAGGTGTGGGTGCCACCATGAGCGCGGAAACCTTCCTGCGGCCCCAGTCCTTGTTTGTCTTCGCCTTAGGGGTAGTAGCCTTTGCCACCTGTACCGCGGGCGGGATTCTAATTGCCAAGTTGATGAACCTGTTCAGCCGGGAACCGATCAATCCCCTTATCGGTTCGGCCGGCGTGTCGGCGGTGCCCATGGCGGCGCGGGTTTCGCACAAGGTGGCGGCGGAGGCCAATCCGCAGACGTATTTGCTCATGCACGCCATGGGACCCAACGTCGCCGGAGTGATCGGAACCCTGTGCGCGGCGGCATCCTTCCTGGCCCAGCTCAAGTAG
- the mobB gene encoding molybdopterin-guanine dinucleotide biosynthesis protein B, whose protein sequence is MLAGGSAPVLAVVGWSGSGKTTLIERLISALAARGLGRVAVIKHSHHLFADVPGKDTDRLRKAGAAAVGLLAADAGLLCYRSEQEEGPEGLLGLLATLGPFDLVLLEGFKSRPGPKIEVVRRAVNPQLISPPEELLAVVGDVPPPAGVRWIRYGEEDRLAEIVLDWLERRKGGRR, encoded by the coding sequence ATGTTAGCCGGTGGGTCAGCGCCAGTTCTGGCGGTTGTAGGCTGGAGCGGTAGCGGGAAGACAACCTTAATCGAGAGGCTGATTTCGGCTTTGGCGGCACGGGGCCTGGGCCGGGTAGCGGTCATCAAGCATTCCCACCATTTATTTGCCGACGTACCGGGCAAGGACACCGATCGGTTGCGGAAGGCGGGTGCGGCAGCGGTGGGATTGCTGGCCGCCGATGCGGGCCTGTTGTGCTACCGATCCGAGCAGGAAGAGGGGCCCGAGGGACTGTTGGGTTTGCTTGCCACCCTCGGCCCTTTTGATTTGGTGTTGCTGGAGGGTTTCAAGAGCCGGCCGGGTCCCAAGATAGAGGTGGTGCGCCGGGCGGTAAATCCCCAGCTTATTTCGCCCCCGGAGGAGCTATTGGCCGTGGTGGGAGACGTTCCGCCTCCGGCCGGAGTCCGCTGGATCCGTTACGGTGAAGAGGATAGACTGGCGGAGATAGTGTTGGATTGGCTGGAGAGGCGGAAGGGCGGGAGGCGGTAA
- the speE gene encoding polyamine aminopropyltransferase — translation MKGLWFTELQTPTLALSCKVKETLHREKTPYQELAVLDTEPFGRMLTLDGVIQTTVGDEFVYHEMITWVALNTHPCPRRVLIIGGGDGGALREVLKHPAVESATLVEIDRRVAEVSRQYLPEIALALDDPRAQIRYEDGIVHVREHPAAYDVIIVDSTDPVGPAEGLFAATFYEDVHRALREDGLFVAQTESPFFNQDLLGRIYRAVSRVFALCRVYLACVPTYPGGLWSFTLGSKVYDPLAVEPEMSRGAATRYYNPAVHRAAFALPNFVRELLDGSASAGGEE, via the coding sequence GTGAAGGGTCTGTGGTTTACCGAGCTTCAAACTCCGACGCTGGCCCTGTCTTGCAAGGTGAAGGAGACTTTACACCGCGAGAAAACCCCGTACCAGGAGTTGGCGGTACTCGATACCGAGCCTTTCGGTCGGATGCTGACCCTGGACGGCGTTATCCAGACCACGGTAGGGGACGAGTTCGTCTACCATGAAATGATTACCTGGGTGGCACTCAACACCCACCCCTGCCCGCGCCGGGTGCTCATCATAGGCGGGGGAGACGGTGGAGCCCTGCGCGAGGTACTCAAGCACCCGGCGGTGGAATCCGCCACCCTAGTGGAGATCGACCGGCGAGTAGCGGAAGTGTCACGTCAATACCTTCCCGAAATCGCCCTGGCCCTGGACGACCCCCGGGCCCAGATCCGGTACGAAGACGGCATAGTGCACGTGCGGGAGCATCCGGCAGCCTACGACGTCATCATAGTGGATTCCACCGATCCCGTGGGGCCGGCGGAAGGCCTGTTCGCGGCCACCTTCTACGAGGACGTTCACCGCGCGCTTCGCGAGGACGGGCTTTTCGTGGCGCAAACCGAGTCCCCGTTCTTCAACCAGGACCTCCTGGGGCGCATCTACCGGGCCGTATCCCGGGTTTTTGCCCTTTGCCGGGTATATCTGGCCTGCGTGCCCACCTATCCGGGAGGCCTCTGGAGCTTCACCTTGGGAAGCAAGGTTTACGATCCTCTGGCGGTGGAGCCCGAGATGTCCCGGGGTGCGGCCACCCGGTACTACAACCCCGCGGTTCACCGCGCGGCCTTCGCCCTGCCCAACTTCGTTCGGGAGTTGTTGGACGGTTCGGCCTCGGCCGGAGGAGAGGAATAG
- a CDS encoding 50S ribosome-binding GTPase, which translates to MEGEVKGRETGPRLVLMGAPNVGKSALFWALTGMYATISNYPGTTVEVTRGRAVIGNRTWEVIDTPGLYSLLPITEEEKVARAILFTGPELVLHVVDGKHLERSLALTLQLMDTGLPLILVVNMLDEAERAGIKVDLARLQERLGIPVVGTAAATGRGLEELKASVSRSWHRTGEREAV; encoded by the coding sequence GTGGAGGGTGAGGTGAAGGGCAGGGAAACCGGCCCGCGGTTGGTCCTGATGGGCGCGCCCAACGTAGGGAAGAGCGCCCTGTTCTGGGCCCTGACCGGAATGTATGCCACCATCTCCAATTATCCCGGTACCACGGTGGAAGTAACCAGGGGACGGGCGGTGATCGGCAACCGGACGTGGGAAGTAATCGACACGCCGGGTCTCTATTCCCTGCTACCCATTACCGAGGAAGAGAAGGTGGCGAGAGCCATCCTGTTCACGGGTCCGGAACTGGTACTGCACGTGGTTGACGGCAAGCATCTGGAGCGCTCGCTGGCGCTGACCCTCCAGCTCATGGATACCGGGTTGCCCCTAATACTCGTGGTTAACATGCTGGACGAAGCGGAAAGGGCCGGCATAAAGGTGGACCTGGCTCGGCTTCAGGAGCGGCTGGGCATTCCGGTGGTAGGAACTGCGGCGGCCACCGGACGCGGGCTGGAAGAGCTAAAGGCATCCGTATCCCGGAGTTGGCACCGGACGGGTGAGAGGGAGGCAGTATGA
- the oah gene encoding 6-oxocyclohex-1-ene-1-carbonyl-CoA hydratase produces MALDWLVRDNEPKDHHLFGDEFFGTEPPCTMYEKKPVVDPKGNVVEGLYTAWITLNNPAQYNSYTTEMVKGVIAGMHRASMERDVVAIIFTGAGDRAFCTGGNTKEYAEYYSRRPLEYIQYMDLFSGMVDAILKARKPVICRCNGMRVAGGQEIGQACDFTVAADTASFGQAGTRHGSAPVGGATDFLPWNLSMEQAMWSAVSNELWSAYKMERLGLVTKAVPIKKNAKGEWVRDPRVITEKYVDNGEIVYGEFKTGEEYQKAMEELKGLQTDFSLLDAYIDKMVWTLTNIMPMCSMNTIESVRSKKRYFWDLLKSAQLYWLGANMCGEAYMGFNAFNTQKLTGEREIDWIKYRKALADVRTFDDALFEELMPKPKK; encoded by the coding sequence ATGGCACTGGATTGGCTGGTACGTGACAACGAGCCCAAGGATCACCATCTGTTCGGTGATGAGTTCTTCGGTACCGAGCCCCCATGCACAATGTATGAAAAGAAGCCCGTGGTAGACCCCAAGGGAAACGTAGTGGAGGGGCTCTACACTGCGTGGATCACCCTGAACAACCCCGCCCAGTACAACTCCTACACCACCGAGATGGTCAAGGGCGTAATTGCCGGGATGCATAGGGCTTCCATGGAGCGGGACGTGGTGGCCATCATCTTCACCGGGGCCGGAGACCGTGCGTTCTGCACCGGCGGTAACACCAAGGAGTACGCCGAGTACTACAGCCGGCGGCCGCTGGAGTACATCCAGTACATGGACCTCTTCTCCGGGATGGTGGATGCCATCCTTAAGGCCCGCAAGCCCGTGATCTGCCGGTGCAACGGTATGCGCGTGGCCGGCGGCCAGGAGATCGGCCAGGCGTGCGACTTTACCGTGGCCGCCGATACCGCCTCCTTCGGGCAGGCCGGTACCCGCCACGGGTCGGCTCCGGTCGGCGGCGCCACCGACTTCCTGCCCTGGAACCTCTCCATGGAGCAGGCCATGTGGAGCGCGGTGTCCAACGAGCTGTGGAGCGCCTACAAGATGGAGCGCCTCGGCCTGGTTACCAAGGCTGTACCCATCAAGAAGAACGCCAAGGGCGAATGGGTCCGCGACCCTCGGGTAATTACCGAGAAGTACGTCGACAACGGCGAGATCGTCTACGGCGAGTTCAAGACCGGAGAGGAATACCAGAAGGCCATGGAGGAGCTCAAGGGCCTTCAGACCGATTTCAGCCTGCTGGACGCTTACATCGACAAGATGGTGTGGACGCTGACCAATATCATGCCCATGTGCTCCATGAACACTATTGAGAGCGTACGCTCCAAGAAGCGCTACTTCTGGGATCTCCTCAAGTCGGCCCAACTGTACTGGCTGGGTGCCAACATGTGCGGCGAGGCCTACATGGGCTTCAACGCCTTCAACACCCAGAAGCTCACCGGCGAGCGGGAAATCGACTGGATCAAGTACCGCAAGGCACTGGCCGATGTACGGACCTTCGACGACGCCCTGTTCGAGGAGCTTATGCCCAAGCCGAAGAAGTAG
- a CDS encoding acetyl-CoA carboxylase biotin carboxyl carrier protein subunit, producing MATELVCPMVGKVVSVLVKDGDQVQANQTVVVIEAMKMNVDVVAPASGTIKDIKVKPGDVVDTGMVMAIIE from the coding sequence ATGGCTACAGAATTGGTTTGCCCCATGGTCGGTAAAGTGGTTTCGGTACTGGTCAAGGACGGCGACCAGGTGCAGGCTAACCAGACGGTTGTGGTCATAGAGGCCATGAAGATGAACGTTGACGTGGTGGCGCCGGCCAGCGGCACCATCAAGGATATCAAGGTGAAACCCGGCGACGTAGTGGACACGGGAATGGTTATGGCCATTATCGAGTAA
- a CDS encoding LysM peptidoglycan-binding domain-containing protein, producing MRRLRWILAAVVWGLFLQFWVGQALAAEGAYWGYRVSGGDTLWLLSQRYGTTVAEIQTLNQPGTDLRPGQFLYLPVLREGDGLVYRVQPGDTLYLISRRHGREVEAIRRLNGLGQDLIYPGQTLLVPIAAEGYLPYSVQPGDTLYLLARRVGTSVDRLKQLNGLPGEVLLRGQLLQIPRDRASEDDRGADSGHQVILYRVVSGDTLGSLARRFGTTVGAIYATNRLHSEVLMPGQPLYIPVGSSQPVSVAGPRGEQREGYGELLDWEWARWVYNPGTVATLTDFYTGRSFRVRHLGGSNHADSEPLTRADTAVMKAVFGGTWSWSKRPALLDVEGRVLAASMAGMPHDVESIPDNDFSGHFDLYFYNSRTHNTNAPDAVHQRNVLIAAGRI from the coding sequence GTGCGGAGGCTCAGGTGGATTCTGGCCGCGGTGGTGTGGGGATTGTTTTTGCAATTTTGGGTTGGACAGGCCCTGGCGGCCGAGGGGGCCTACTGGGGCTATCGGGTGAGTGGCGGCGACACGCTGTGGCTTCTATCTCAGCGTTACGGGACCACGGTGGCCGAGATTCAGACGTTGAACCAACCGGGTACCGACCTTAGACCCGGGCAGTTTCTGTACCTGCCGGTCCTGAGAGAAGGAGACGGGTTGGTCTACCGCGTGCAGCCGGGTGATACCCTGTACTTAATATCCCGCCGTCACGGTCGTGAGGTGGAAGCGATTCGGCGGCTGAACGGGCTGGGTCAAGACCTCATCTATCCCGGGCAGACCCTACTTGTTCCCATCGCTGCCGAAGGCTACCTGCCCTACAGCGTACAGCCGGGAGATACCCTGTATCTTCTCGCCCGGCGAGTAGGCACTTCCGTGGACAGGTTGAAACAGCTCAACGGGTTGCCCGGCGAGGTCCTGCTGCGGGGGCAGCTGCTGCAGATACCCCGGGACCGCGCCTCGGAGGATGATCGCGGTGCGGACAGCGGGCACCAGGTCATCCTGTACCGGGTGGTGAGCGGAGACACCCTGGGTTCTCTGGCCCGGCGGTTCGGCACAACGGTGGGGGCCATTTACGCCACCAATCGGCTGCACTCGGAGGTATTGATGCCCGGCCAACCCCTCTACATTCCGGTCGGAAGCTCGCAACCCGTGTCAGTGGCCGGCCCGCGCGGGGAACAGCGGGAGGGCTACGGCGAGCTGCTGGATTGGGAGTGGGCGCGCTGGGTATACAACCCGGGGACGGTGGCCACGCTGACCGACTTCTACACCGGCCGCAGTTTTCGGGTCCGCCATTTGGGGGGGTCCAATCACGCCGACTCCGAACCCCTAACCCGGGCGGACACCGCGGTAATGAAGGCGGTCTTCGGCGGCACCTGGTCCTGGAGCAAGCGGCCGGCACTCCTGGACGTGGAGGGCAGGGTGCTGGCGGCCTCCATGGCGGGTATGCCCCACGACGTGGAAAGCATCCCGGACAACGATTTTTCCGGCCACTTCGACCTGTACTTCTATAACAGCCGCACCCATAACACCAACGCCCCGGACGCGGTACACCAGCGCAACGTACTTATTGCCGCCGGAAGAATCTGA
- a CDS encoding ferrous iron transport protein A, whose translation MGTGRWVGMTGSGMRGCWWRWAGGRFSQGDGTCPGRRWRWRFRGGRGRGKEEVPGRQAVAGEPLPGLEEGALCRIVELDTLDPLRLQRLLALGLVPGTRVKLMQRFPCYVVSLGTAQVALDAHTAAAVRVARESALSEAPSETETPSRNSESDRPGHSPVEPEPGRPGGEGST comes from the coding sequence ATGGGGACAGGCCGTTGGGTGGGCATGACGGGAAGCGGCATGCGGGGCTGCTGGTGGCGGTGGGCCGGCGGCCGCTTCTCCCAGGGAGATGGGACCTGCCCGGGCCGGAGGTGGCGGTGGCGCTTTCGCGGGGGTAGAGGCAGGGGAAAGGAGGAGGTTCCCGGTCGGCAAGCGGTGGCGGGTGAGCCTCTCCCCGGTCTTGAAGAAGGCGCCCTGTGCCGGATAGTGGAACTGGATACTCTGGACCCCTTGCGTCTGCAGCGCCTCCTGGCCCTCGGCCTGGTACCGGGAACCCGGGTGAAGCTAATGCAGCGTTTTCCCTGCTACGTGGTGTCGCTGGGAACGGCGCAGGTGGCGCTGGACGCCCACACGGCGGCCGCGGTCCGGGTGGCCCGGGAGTCCGCACTTTCGGAGGCACCGTCGGAGACCGAAACTCCTTCCAGGAATAGCGAATCCGATCGGCCCGGCCATAGCCCCGTGGAGCCCGAACCCGGCCGACCGGGCGGCGAAGGCAGCACCTAG
- a CDS encoding zinc ribbon domain-containing protein — protein sequence MPAYDYRCERCGVFEVQQRITELPLTSCPTCGGPVTRLLSRNVSILYKGSGWHCTDYRSQEYKEKAEAESGGSKAETPSAAS from the coding sequence GTGCCTGCTTATGATTACCGCTGCGAACGTTGCGGTGTCTTCGAGGTGCAGCAGCGCATCACCGAACTGCCGCTCACCAGCTGCCCCACGTGCGGCGGGCCGGTGACGCGCCTTCTCAGCCGTAACGTATCCATTCTGTACAAGGGGAGCGGCTGGCATTGTACCGACTACCGCAGCCAGGAGTACAAGGAGAAGGCGGAGGCGGAGAGCGGCGGCTCCAAGGCCGAAACACCTTCGGCGGCCAGTTGA
- a CDS encoding ferrous iron transporter B translates to MSTQVPSPAYRLSAELETAVEQLSGLLKASYPVARRAVALLLLAGDPEVTALVAEREAGRAWEIQSQVEKLRSACRHPFRYVLMREYYRVGAELAEGVVSRPPQARTGLGTRIGEWVIRPWPGIPILLLVLYLGLYQFVGRFGAGWLVGLLEEGLFERVINPQVNAWVAALPWPWLRELIGMEYGVVTLGLRYAVAIVLPVVGMFFLVFSLLEDSGYLPRLALLADRILKFVGLNGRAVIPLVLGLGCGTMATLVTRTLETRREKVIATLLLALGVPCSAQLGVTLALLSSYPRALLLWAGVVALVLALAGRLASRLLAGEASGFYLELPPLRWPRPDNVLTKTCVRMRWYFLEVLPIFLAVSVIIWAARLANVFDLILEGLAPLVGTLGLPPETAPAFLYGFFRRDYGVAGLYDLASAGALTPEQLLVACVVLTLFLPCVAQAMLMIRERGLKSAAAIMLLVLAVAFSGGYLLNRLILLWGIGL, encoded by the coding sequence ATGAGTACTCAAGTGCCATCCCCTGCGTACCGGCTTTCGGCCGAACTGGAGACTGCCGTTGAGCAGCTGAGCGGTCTCCTCAAGGCCTCTTACCCGGTGGCCCGGAGGGCGGTGGCCTTACTGCTCCTGGCCGGAGACCCCGAGGTGACGGCGCTGGTAGCGGAGCGGGAGGCCGGACGGGCGTGGGAGATCCAAAGCCAGGTCGAGAAACTTCGCTCCGCCTGCCGGCATCCTTTTCGCTACGTTCTAATGCGGGAGTACTACCGGGTAGGAGCCGAACTGGCCGAGGGGGTGGTCTCGCGCCCGCCCCAAGCCCGGACGGGTCTCGGGACCAGGATCGGCGAGTGGGTCATTCGGCCCTGGCCGGGCATACCGATTCTGCTCCTGGTACTGTACCTCGGCCTCTACCAATTCGTCGGCCGATTCGGTGCGGGCTGGCTGGTAGGGTTGCTCGAGGAAGGCCTGTTCGAGCGGGTTATCAATCCGCAGGTCAATGCCTGGGTGGCCGCCCTGCCCTGGCCGTGGCTGAGGGAACTGATCGGCATGGAATACGGGGTGGTTACCCTGGGCTTGCGGTATGCCGTCGCCATCGTCCTGCCCGTGGTAGGGATGTTCTTCCTGGTTTTCTCGCTGCTTGAGGATAGCGGTTACCTTCCGCGCCTTGCCTTGCTGGCGGACCGGATTCTCAAGTTCGTCGGCCTGAACGGCCGCGCGGTAATCCCGCTGGTTCTCGGGTTGGGCTGCGGTACCATGGCCACGCTGGTAACCCGTACTCTGGAGACCCGGAGAGAAAAGGTGATCGCCACCCTGCTCCTGGCCCTGGGAGTACCCTGTTCCGCCCAACTGGGAGTGACCCTGGCCCTTCTTTCCTCCTATCCCCGGGCCCTGCTGTTGTGGGCAGGCGTGGTGGCCCTGGTGCTCGCCCTGGCAGGTCGCCTGGCCTCACGGCTGCTGGCCGGAGAGGCCTCCGGTTTCTACCTCGAGTTGCCTCCCTTGCGCTGGCCCCGGCCGGATAACGTGCTCACCAAGACCTGCGTTCGCATGCGCTGGTACTTCCTGGAGGTGCTGCCGATCTTTCTTGCCGTCAGCGTGATTATCTGGGCGGCGAGACTGGCCAACGTTTTTGACCTGATCCTTGAGGGGCTGGCACCTCTGGTCGGAACTCTGGGGCTGCCGCCGGAAACGGCGCCGGCCTTCCTCTACGGGTTCTTCCGGCGTGACTACGGGGTAGCCGGACTGTACGACCTGGCATCTGCCGGGGCCTTGACTCCGGAGCAATTACTGGTAGCCTGCGTGGTTCTGACCCTTTTCCTACCCTGCGTGGCTCAGGCCATGCTGATGATCCGGGAGCGGGGCCTGAAGAGCGCGGCCGCGATAATGCTGCTCGTGCTGGCCGTGGCCTTTTCAGGCGGGTACCTGCTGAACCGGCTAATCCTGTTGTGGGGGATAGGGCTTTGA
- the had gene encoding 6-hydroxycyclohex-1-ene-1-carbonyl-CoA dehydrogenase codes for MGVPSKIETWQMAEPGKLVRTSIDVPELKPGEALVEVAACGVCHTDVGYFYDGVPTVTKPPLTLGHEISGRVVAGEASLIGKEVIIPAVMPCHNCPICAAGRENRCLNQKMPGNSYGIYGGFSSHIPVPAVDLCVVEDRKGKPLEYLAVVADAITSPYQAAKRADLQEGDLVVVIGATGGIGVYMTQIASVMGAKAVVAIARNQEKLERSLQFGATHAISTADKSVKDVRDEFRAYCKANGFPSNYGWKIFECSGSKVGQETALELLAFIGKLIVVGYGMQKVEYMLSRLMAFDAEIIGTWGCKPQYYPEVLQMVLDDRIKVEPFVELRPMSQIEQAFRDSHGGRLTKRVVLTPDF; via the coding sequence TTGGGCGTGCCCAGTAAGATCGAAACCTGGCAGATGGCAGAGCCGGGCAAGCTGGTGCGGACCAGTATCGACGTGCCCGAGCTTAAGCCTGGAGAGGCCCTGGTGGAGGTTGCCGCCTGCGGCGTATGTCACACCGACGTGGGTTACTTCTACGACGGGGTGCCCACGGTGACCAAGCCGCCGCTGACCCTGGGGCACGAAATTAGCGGCAGGGTGGTGGCGGGAGAGGCCAGTCTGATCGGCAAGGAAGTAATTATCCCCGCGGTAATGCCCTGCCACAACTGTCCCATCTGCGCGGCCGGCCGGGAGAACCGCTGCCTTAACCAAAAGATGCCGGGTAACAGCTACGGCATTTACGGGGGTTTCTCGAGCCACATCCCGGTGCCGGCGGTTGACCTTTGCGTGGTGGAGGACCGCAAGGGTAAACCTCTGGAATACCTGGCGGTAGTGGCCGACGCCATTACCTCCCCCTATCAGGCCGCCAAGAGGGCGGACCTGCAGGAAGGAGACTTAGTAGTAGTCATAGGCGCTACCGGCGGAATCGGGGTATATATGACCCAGATTGCCTCGGTGATGGGGGCCAAGGCGGTAGTGGCCATCGCCCGCAACCAGGAAAAGCTGGAGCGCTCTCTGCAGTTCGGGGCCACCCACGCCATAAGCACCGCCGACAAATCGGTCAAGGACGTCCGGGACGAATTCCGCGCTTACTGCAAGGCCAACGGCTTCCCCTCCAACTACGGGTGGAAGATTTTTGAGTGCAGCGGGAGCAAGGTCGGCCAGGAGACCGCCCTGGAATTACTGGCCTTTATCGGCAAACTAATAGTAGTGGGTTACGGCATGCAGAAGGTAGAGTACATGCTGTCGCGGCTCATGGCCTTTGACGCGGAGATCATCGGCACGTGGGGATGCAAGCCGCAGTACTATCCGGAAGTGCTGCAGATGGTACTGGACGACAGGATCAAGGTGGAGCCCTTCGTGGAACTGCGTCCCATGAGCCAGATCGAGCAGGCCTTCAGGGACTCTCATGGTGGCCGGTTGACCAAACGGGTGGTACTGACCCCCGACTTCTAA